The following proteins are encoded in a genomic region of Triticum dicoccoides isolate Atlit2015 ecotype Zavitan chromosome 1B, WEW_v2.0, whole genome shotgun sequence:
- the LOC119302905 gene encoding uncharacterized protein LOC119302905, protein MFRRAKTTTIATPPSDGEVRVHKVEKIELVRNLVTKPSIYYGANPMAASTMRRGAAGHGTAANTGKATGASRPGVVSIEDINKRSEAYIQERKRLFQGLK, encoded by the coding sequence ATGTTTCGACGCGCCAAGACCACGACGATAGCCACACCACCCTCCGATGGCGAGGTGCGGGTGCATAAGGTCGAGAAGATTGAGCTTGTCCGCAATCTCGTGACCAAGCCGTCGATCTACTACGGCGCCAACCCGATGGCAGCATCGACCATGAGGCGAGGTGCAGCCGGTCATGGCACGGCCGCCAACACCGGTAAGGCTACTGGCGCCTCGAGGCCGGGGGTCGTGTCCATAGAGGATATTAACAAGAGGTCTGAGGCTTACATCCAGGAGAGGAAGAGGCTCTTCCAGGGCCTGAAGTAG